One genomic segment of Chitinophaga parva includes these proteins:
- a CDS encoding efflux RND transporter permease subunit, with translation MVETFIRRPVLSLVISIILTLLGVLALLTLPIAQFPDIVPPSVVVTANYNGANAEVCAKAVATPLERAINGVPGMTYMNSVSSNNGTTLVQVFFQVGTDPDRAAVNVQNRVTTVLDELPEEVIKAGVTTEKEVNSMLLYLNIMSRDSSMNEEFIYNYADINVLPELKRIDGVGFAEIMGAREYSMRVWLHPDRMLAYNISTDEIITALRAQNIEAAPGTAGENSGKDHAVKQYILKYTGKFSTPEEYQNVVLRADADGSVLRLKNIADIEFGTVSYDMTSKTDGRPSASIMIKQRPGSNASDVIENIKAKMEELKTTSFPPGMELNYAYDVSRFLDASIHEVLRTLVEAFILVFIVVFIFLQDFRSTLIPALAVPVALVGSLAFMQLLGFSINMLTLFALVLAIGIVVDNAIVVVEAVHVKMTQEHLPPLEATIAAMKEITMAIITITLVMSAVFIPVAFLSGPVGVFYRQFSLTLAISIVISGINALTLTPALCALLLRHDPSRKQNLLTRFYNVFNKNYDKTERRYGKLVSRIAGRKAVTMAMFGFFVICVAVLGKVLPGGFIPTEDQGMIYVNVTTPPGSTVERTEEVLDDIQAVASQMEVVENTSTLAGYSLMSDITGASYGMAMINLKMWEHRKESVEELIKQLYKKTAHISDATVEFFAPPTVPGFGNASGFELRLLNKNRGESLEQTAKVTNDFIAAMRADKRIGSAFTSFDPNFPQYLIHVDQEMAAKKGVTIDNAMSTLQTLLGSYYATNFIRFGQMYKVMLQAAPQYRGKPEDILNLYVKNNKGEMVPYATFIRLERVFGPEQITRYNMYTASMINGDAATGYSSGEAIEAIQELATKKLPRGFSYEWSGMTREQILSGNQAVYIFLIVLVFVYLLLAAQYESFLLPLAVILSLPAGIFGSFLFLQMTGMDNNIYAQVALVMLVGLLSKNAILIVEFAIQRRSHGLSILEAAREGAISRLRPILMTSFAFIAGLVPLCVASGAGAMGNRSIGIAAAGGMLIGTVFGLFLIPGLYVIFASMGKKKKAAKINAHHA, from the coding sequence ATGGTCGAAACATTTATCAGACGCCCGGTCCTATCCCTGGTTATCTCTATCATATTAACACTGCTCGGGGTGCTGGCACTGCTTACGCTACCCATTGCGCAGTTCCCGGATATCGTGCCGCCCAGCGTGGTGGTCACTGCCAATTATAATGGTGCAAATGCGGAAGTGTGTGCAAAGGCAGTGGCTACCCCGCTGGAACGCGCTATCAACGGCGTGCCCGGCATGACCTACATGAACTCTGTGAGCAGCAACAACGGCACCACCCTGGTACAGGTATTCTTCCAGGTAGGCACAGACCCCGACCGTGCCGCGGTGAACGTACAAAACCGCGTCACCACGGTGCTCGATGAGCTGCCGGAAGAAGTTATCAAAGCCGGTGTAACCACAGAAAAAGAAGTGAACAGTATGCTGCTTTACCTCAATATCATGAGCAGGGACAGCAGCATGAACGAAGAGTTCATTTATAATTACGCAGACATCAACGTGCTGCCGGAGCTGAAGCGTATTGACGGCGTGGGCTTTGCCGAGATCATGGGTGCCCGCGAGTATTCCATGCGTGTGTGGCTGCACCCGGACCGTATGCTGGCTTACAACATCAGCACCGATGAGATCATTACTGCCCTGCGTGCCCAGAACATTGAAGCTGCACCGGGTACCGCAGGAGAAAACTCCGGGAAAGACCATGCCGTAAAACAATACATCCTTAAATACACCGGTAAGTTCAGCACACCGGAGGAATACCAGAACGTAGTATTGCGCGCAGATGCCGATGGCTCTGTGCTGCGCCTCAAGAACATTGCTGATATTGAGTTTGGGACGGTAAGCTATGACATGACGTCCAAGACAGACGGGCGCCCGTCTGCGTCCATCATGATCAAGCAGCGGCCGGGTAGCAATGCCAGTGATGTAATTGAAAACATCAAGGCCAAGATGGAGGAGCTGAAGACCACCAGCTTTCCACCGGGCATGGAACTGAACTACGCTTACGATGTATCCCGCTTCCTGGACGCCAGTATCCATGAGGTGTTGCGCACCCTGGTGGAGGCTTTTATCCTGGTGTTCATCGTGGTGTTTATTTTCCTGCAGGACTTCCGCTCCACGCTGATCCCTGCCCTGGCGGTGCCGGTAGCGCTGGTAGGCTCCTTGGCGTTTATGCAGCTGCTGGGTTTTTCCATCAACATGCTTACCCTGTTTGCACTGGTGCTGGCCATCGGTATCGTAGTGGACAATGCCATCGTGGTGGTGGAAGCCGTGCACGTGAAGATGACGCAGGAGCACCTGCCACCCCTGGAAGCTACTATTGCTGCCATGAAAGAGATCACCATGGCCATTATCACCATCACCCTGGTAATGTCCGCCGTGTTCATCCCCGTGGCATTTTTATCCGGCCCGGTGGGGGTGTTTTACCGGCAGTTCTCGCTTACGCTGGCCATTTCCATCGTGATCTCCGGTATCAATGCATTAACGCTTACACCAGCACTGTGCGCGCTGTTGCTGCGCCACGATCCTAGCCGGAAGCAAAACCTGCTCACCCGTTTTTACAACGTGTTCAACAAGAACTATGATAAAACAGAAAGGCGTTATGGTAAACTGGTGAGCCGTATAGCCGGCCGTAAGGCAGTGACCATGGCCATGTTTGGCTTCTTTGTGATCTGCGTGGCCGTGCTGGGAAAAGTACTGCCGGGTGGTTTCATCCCTACGGAAGACCAGGGTATGATCTACGTAAACGTAACCACCCCACCGGGTAGCACGGTAGAACGTACGGAAGAAGTGCTGGATGATATACAGGCCGTGGCATCGCAAATGGAGGTGGTGGAAAATACCAGTACCCTGGCGGGTTACAGCCTGATGAGTGACATCACCGGTGCTTCTTACGGCATGGCCATGATCAACCTCAAGATGTGGGAGCACCGGAAGGAATCCGTAGAAGAGCTGATCAAACAGCTGTACAAAAAAACAGCACATATCAGTGATGCCACCGTGGAATTTTTTGCACCCCCTACGGTGCCCGGTTTTGGTAATGCCAGTGGTTTTGAACTGCGCCTGCTGAATAAGAACCGCGGTGAAAGCCTGGAACAAACGGCCAAGGTGACCAATGACTTCATTGCCGCAATGCGGGCGGATAAGCGCATTGGCAGCGCCTTTACCAGCTTTGATCCTAACTTCCCGCAGTACCTTATCCACGTGGACCAGGAGATGGCCGCCAAAAAAGGCGTGACCATTGACAATGCCATGAGCACCCTGCAAACCCTGCTGGGCAGCTATTACGCTACTAACTTCATCCGCTTTGGGCAGATGTACAAAGTGATGCTGCAGGCCGCGCCACAATACCGTGGCAAGCCGGAAGATATCCTGAACCTGTACGTGAAGAACAACAAGGGGGAAATGGTGCCCTACGCTACCTTCATCAGGTTGGAGCGCGTGTTTGGGCCGGAGCAGATCACCCGCTATAACATGTACACCGCCTCCATGATAAATGGCGATGCGGCCACCGGTTATAGTAGTGGCGAGGCCATTGAGGCCATCCAGGAACTGGCCACTAAAAAACTGCCCCGCGGCTTCAGCTATGAATGGAGCGGCATGACGCGGGAACAGATCCTTTCCGGCAACCAGGCGGTGTATATCTTCCTCATCGTATTGGTATTTGTGTACCTGCTGCTGGCGGCCCAGTATGAAAGTTTCCTGCTGCCGCTGGCGGTGATCTTATCCTTGCCTGCAGGCATTTTCGGCTCCTTCCTGTTTTTGCAGATGACCGGCATGGATAACAATATTTATGCGCAGGTGGCCCTGGTAATGCTGGTAGGCCTGCTGAGTAAAAATGCGATCCTCATCGTGGAATTCGCCATCCAGCGCCGGTCGCACGGGCTCAGTATCCTGGAAGCGGCCAGGGAAGGCGCTATTTCCCGTTTACGCCCCATCCTCATGACCTCTTTTGCTTTCATTGCCGGGCTGGTACCGCTTTGTGTGGCCAGTGGGGCAGGGGCCATGGGCAACCGTTCCATTGGTATTGCCGCCGCGGGCGGCATGCTGATCGGTACCGTGTTCGGGTTGTTTCTCATTCCAGGTCTCTATGTGATCTTCGCCAGCATGGGCAAGAAGAAGAAGGCCGCAAAAATTAACGCACATCACGCATGA
- a CDS encoding ABC transporter ATP-binding protein has product MIAFNQVEKYYGDVLALRIPRLSLEAGIYWVQGANGAGKTTCLKMMAGLLPFKGQVLLSGSIDSRKQPVAYRKKVNYAVAEPLYPEFLTGRELIALYQRTKGPGIIDAKELAQVLHAESYLHTPVGTYSSGMLKKLSLLLAFLGNPSLILLDEPLITLDAATVQAMYSLINRVHAQGVSFMITTHQALEEDGVPLTGTLQVAGKTMVRL; this is encoded by the coding sequence TTGATCGCGTTTAACCAGGTCGAAAAATATTATGGCGATGTACTGGCCCTCCGCATCCCGCGGTTGTCGCTGGAGGCCGGCATCTATTGGGTGCAGGGTGCCAATGGCGCCGGCAAGACCACCTGTCTTAAAATGATGGCAGGCCTGCTGCCTTTCAAAGGCCAGGTGCTGCTCAGTGGTAGCATTGATAGCCGCAAACAACCCGTGGCCTACCGTAAAAAAGTGAACTACGCCGTAGCAGAGCCCCTCTACCCGGAATTTCTCACCGGCCGTGAACTCATCGCGCTTTACCAGCGCACCAAAGGCCCCGGTATTATCGATGCAAAGGAGCTGGCCCAGGTGCTGCATGCAGAAAGTTACCTGCATACGCCGGTAGGCACTTATTCCAGCGGCATGCTCAAAAAGCTGTCACTACTCCTGGCTTTCCTGGGCAATCCTTCCCTCATCCTGCTGGACGAGCCGCTGATCACACTGGACGCGGCCACCGTGCAGGCCATGTACAGCCTCATTAACCGCGTGCATGCGCAGGGCGTATCTTTCATGATCACTACCCACCAGGCCCTGGAAGAAGATGGGGTGCCACTTACCGGCACCCTGCAGGTGGCAGGTAAAACCATGGTCCGTTTATGA
- a CDS encoding efflux RND transporter periplasmic adaptor subunit: MIKNGLVPVLAMLALAGCKVKGNTESAERPLALPVLRVTATDTVLQQAYVADIQALQHVEIRAKAPGFIDKILVDEGQTVKKGQLLFSIENSEYQTQLARAKAVLASAVAEAETAELEMKRVKILVDKNVIAKSEYDLAKAKAAAAQARINEARSQEQDAAIRLSYTDIRSPFDGVIDRIPFKRGSLVSEGNLLTTVSNLDAIYAYFNVSENEYLRYVQHQKAQPDMDDVQLVLADGDIYPYPGKVETMENVFDESTGSIAFRARFPNPGKLLKQGATGKVKLTTRADSVLLIPQKSVFEIQDKNYVFLVDKNNQVKMRNIEPRSRVNDLIIVQSGLKAGETIVYEGLQQVRDGQVIAPKPIAMK; the protein is encoded by the coding sequence ATGATAAAGAATGGACTGGTCCCGGTACTGGCTATGCTGGCCCTCGCCGGCTGCAAGGTGAAGGGGAATACAGAATCTGCAGAGCGGCCCCTGGCCCTGCCCGTACTGCGGGTAACGGCTACCGACACGGTGCTGCAGCAAGCCTACGTGGCGGACATACAGGCCTTGCAACATGTGGAGATCCGTGCCAAGGCGCCCGGCTTCATCGATAAGATCCTCGTAGATGAAGGCCAGACCGTAAAAAAAGGCCAGTTACTGTTCTCCATCGAAAATTCTGAATACCAGACCCAGCTTGCCCGCGCCAAAGCCGTACTGGCCAGCGCTGTAGCCGAAGCAGAGACCGCGGAGCTGGAAATGAAGCGTGTAAAGATCCTGGTAGACAAGAACGTGATCGCCAAATCTGAATATGACCTGGCAAAAGCCAAGGCCGCCGCCGCCCAGGCCCGCATTAATGAGGCGCGCTCCCAGGAGCAGGATGCCGCCATCCGCCTTTCCTACACGGATATCCGCAGCCCCTTTGATGGCGTGATAGACCGCATTCCCTTCAAACGCGGCAGCCTGGTATCTGAAGGCAACCTGCTCACCACCGTGAGCAACCTGGATGCCATCTACGCCTACTTTAATGTCAGCGAAAACGAATACCTGCGCTACGTGCAGCACCAAAAGGCCCAGCCGGATATGGACGATGTGCAACTGGTCCTCGCGGATGGCGACATTTACCCTTACCCCGGCAAGGTGGAAACCATGGAAAACGTATTTGACGAAAGCACCGGCTCCATCGCCTTCCGGGCCCGCTTCCCCAACCCCGGTAAACTCCTGAAACAAGGCGCCACCGGCAAGGTAAAGCTCACCACCAGGGCAGACAGCGTGCTGCTCATCCCGCAGAAATCCGTCTTTGAAATACAGGATAAAAACTACGTATTCCTGGTAGATAAAAATAACCAGGTAAAAATGCGCAACATAGAACCACGCAGCCGTGTCAATGACCTCATCATCGTACAATCCGGCCTGAAGGCAGGCGAAACCATCGTGTACGAAGGCCTGCAACAGGTGCGCGACGGGCAGGTGATTGCTCCGAAGCCGATTGCGATGAAATAA
- a CDS encoding response regulator transcription factor has product MEAGNILIVEDERKIADTLKYGLSEHGYEVEVAYDGKIGQRIFGARDFDLVILDINLPGVNGYDLCRYIRQKNNKVAIIMLTALNTLDDKVEGYESGADDYMVKPFEFKELLLKIRVQLKHVLQQQTPMGNTLKAADLEMNLDTMEISRSGQKINLTLKEFQLLEYMLRNKNRVLSRVDIAINVWDTDFDSNTNVIDVYISYLRNKIDREFDHKLIQTQVGTGYILKENAS; this is encoded by the coding sequence ATGGAAGCAGGCAACATATTAATAGTAGAGGACGAGCGCAAGATCGCAGATACCCTCAAATACGGGCTTTCCGAGCACGGGTACGAGGTGGAAGTGGCCTACGACGGGAAGATCGGGCAGCGTATTTTCGGCGCCCGCGACTTTGACCTGGTGATACTGGACATTAACCTGCCCGGCGTGAACGGATATGACCTGTGCCGCTACATCCGCCAGAAAAACAACAAGGTGGCCATCATCATGCTCACGGCACTGAACACCCTGGATGACAAAGTGGAAGGCTATGAAAGCGGGGCCGATGATTACATGGTGAAACCCTTTGAGTTTAAGGAACTGCTGCTGAAGATCCGGGTACAACTGAAGCATGTGCTGCAGCAGCAAACGCCCATGGGCAATACGCTGAAGGCCGCCGACCTGGAAATGAACCTGGACACCATGGAAATAAGCCGCAGCGGACAAAAGATCAACCTTACGCTGAAAGAATTTCAACTGCTGGAATACATGCTGCGCAATAAGAACCGGGTGCTTTCCCGGGTAGACATTGCCATCAATGTGTGGGACACCGACTTTGACAGCAATACCAATGTGATAGATGTATATATCAGTTACCTGCGCAACAAGATAGACCGGGAGTTTGACCACAAGCTGATCCAAACCCAGGTGGGCACGGGCTATATCCTCAAAGAAAATGCATCGTAA
- a CDS encoding sensor histidine kinase — protein sequence MPVKFRITFFFTAIVFAILLIVCLSIYYIAYTNRKDIFDARLVNRARTTARLLDQSDIFGETLIQKIDAATSVSMMNKTIAAYDYQGKLIYEYTDKGATPFPVSKNILAAAQTRNEVYFNDGRKEAVAYHFQEGKTPLILVAAAYDEDGWDHMEQLHFILLLCFFGGILITIAAGYLFSTRLLRPIRKMADAVNDIKAQNLTQRIRTGDRKDEWNYLAETLNVLLNRLEESFATQGQFIASASHELSTPLTSIYSQLEVSLQKERGAEEYRRVMLSVREDVHKLNQLTHSLLQFAKASGTPAGLDIFPVRIDEILLRMPGEISKISTDYHVKVDFVALPTEEKKLLVLGNEGLLFSAIKNIVLNACKYSDNQTAILELSVTKDIQVKVRNSGKGIAPQALEQIFRPFYRAEENRAENGFGLGLPLAAQIIKLHRGKIKVDSVPDKETVFTLILPTATV from the coding sequence ATGCCGGTAAAATTCAGGATCACCTTCTTCTTTACGGCCATCGTGTTTGCCATCCTGCTCATCGTGTGCCTGTCCATCTACTACATCGCTTACACAAACCGCAAGGATATCTTTGACGCGCGGCTGGTGAACCGTGCCCGGACCACGGCCCGCCTGCTGGACCAGTCGGACATTTTCGGGGAAACACTGATCCAGAAAATTGACGCGGCCACTTCCGTGTCTATGATGAACAAGACCATTGCCGCCTATGACTACCAGGGAAAGCTGATCTACGAGTATACCGACAAAGGCGCTACCCCCTTTCCCGTGAGCAAAAATATTTTAGCGGCGGCCCAAACCCGCAATGAAGTGTACTTTAACGACGGCCGCAAAGAAGCAGTGGCTTACCATTTCCAGGAGGGCAAAACCCCGCTGATCCTCGTAGCGGCAGCCTATGACGAGGATGGATGGGACCATATGGAGCAGTTGCACTTTATTTTGCTGCTTTGCTTTTTTGGCGGCATTCTCATTACCATTGCGGCAGGATATTTATTCTCCACCCGGCTGCTGCGCCCCATCCGCAAAATGGCTGATGCCGTGAACGACATCAAAGCGCAGAACCTTACCCAGCGCATCCGCACCGGCGACCGGAAAGATGAATGGAACTACCTTGCGGAAACACTGAACGTACTGCTCAACCGGCTGGAAGAAAGTTTTGCCACGCAGGGCCAGTTCATTGCGAGCGCCTCACATGAACTGAGCACACCCCTCACTTCCATTTACAGCCAGCTGGAAGTATCCCTGCAAAAGGAACGCGGCGCAGAAGAGTACCGGCGCGTGATGCTTTCCGTGCGGGAAGATGTGCACAAACTGAACCAGCTCACCCACTCCTTGCTGCAGTTTGCCAAAGCATCCGGCACCCCGGCAGGACTGGACATTTTCCCCGTGCGCATTGATGAGATCCTGTTGCGCATGCCGGGAGAGATCAGTAAGATCAGTACAGATTACCATGTAAAAGTGGACTTTGTAGCGCTACCCACGGAGGAAAAAAAATTGCTGGTGCTGGGCAATGAAGGATTGTTATTCAGCGCCATCAAAAATATTGTACTGAATGCATGTAAATATTCCGACAACCAAACGGCTATCCTGGAACTCAGTGTTACCAAAGATATACAGGTGAAAGTGCGCAACAGTGGCAAAGGCATTGCGCCGCAGGCGCTGGAACAGATCTTCCGGCCTTTTTACCGGGCTGAGGAAAACCGCGCGGAGAACGGGTTTGGGCTGGGGCTGCCGCTGGCGGCGCAGATCATCAAACTGCACCGGGGCAAGATCAAGGTGGATTCTGTACCGGATAAGGAAACGGTATTTACCCTGATCCTGCCGACGGCTACTGTTTGA
- a CDS encoding T9SS type B sorting domain-containing protein — protein MKRLRTIFAILLGFIPYCAVAQKQSNNWFFGDHAAITFNNGAPQAVSGSAMQQREGCASISDPSGNLMFYTDGITVWNASNQPMPNGTGLGGEDIATQSAVIVPLPQSKTLYYLFTVDDWQNDSGSFQYSIVDMSKDGGKGDVVTKNVLINSKVREQVTSVYSGSNCNVWIITHEKGNNNFDAYLLSDAGLQPTPVVSSVGMVYQGTNRYGYLKFSPNGKKLAAELGHPDITSDITIQLFDFDNQTGIVSNAVTVATGNQLFDAYSLEFSPSGNVLYATASYGNATLYQFDLSSGISSTIEASVKNVGNGYEGKTCVQLAPDKKIYVSKDGYQFLGCVNNPDVVGTGCNYVNNAVDLGSGRGRLGFPNFVQSFFLYPSLGKKEYDLCEGEKLDVDVTTAAGVTYEWQDGTTGPKYSITKSGQYWVKATFDNCTRYDTTVANFTPLPIVDLGADTTLCNGASLQLDAKNPGATFLWQDNSISPTYAVSSAGTYSVTVTKDKCSASDNIKVDYAPGFTLDLGKDTNLCAGQPLKLQPVYTGTATFLWQDGSTADNFDVPGAGKFWLRETRSGCAVSDTINVAVIAYPVVSLGNDTTLCEGSELLLDATNTGVTYAWQDGTTAATYSVISAGTYSVTANRSGCKTTDDINVIYNPLPVVDLGKDTSLCEGLPLVLQTAYTGSPDFLWQDGSTADNFNVSGAGKYWLRETLNGCANSDTVLVATVAYPVVDFGPDTTLCEGNTLLLNAAATGVTYRWQDGSSNASYTVSSAGTYSVTANRQGCKTTVAINVSYSALPVVDLGQDATYCTVQPVVLDASASGGASFLWQDGSTASTFTVGQTGKYWVQVLNNFGCANADTVRITYDLSTDGKSQLEHMCMNEPFVLDAGIFTSTPATYRWQDGSTTQQLVVRQPGHYIVEVTTACKTVKDTILLGVRDCSCKLEIPNAFSPNGDGHNDIFMPNMSYCAFKTYHLSVYNRWGNLLFESNDPGMGWNGTFKGSLADVATYVYVLQYQAMDDSSMQLRKGTVTLLR, from the coding sequence ATGAAACGTTTGCGCACTATTTTTGCTATCCTTTTGGGATTTATTCCCTACTGTGCTGTTGCCCAAAAGCAATCCAACAACTGGTTTTTTGGTGATCATGCAGCCATTACATTCAACAATGGTGCCCCCCAGGCTGTGTCCGGCTCTGCCATGCAGCAACGTGAGGGCTGTGCCTCCATTTCCGATCCCTCCGGTAACCTGATGTTCTATACCGATGGCATCACCGTTTGGAACGCCAGTAACCAACCCATGCCCAATGGTACCGGCCTTGGAGGGGAGGATATTGCCACTCAAAGCGCCGTTATTGTTCCTTTACCACAAAGCAAAACGCTCTATTACCTTTTCACGGTAGACGACTGGCAGAACGACTCCGGCAGCTTCCAGTATTCCATCGTGGATATGTCCAAGGATGGGGGGAAAGGTGACGTGGTGACCAAAAATGTGCTGATCAACAGCAAGGTACGTGAGCAGGTAACCTCCGTGTATTCCGGGAGCAACTGTAACGTCTGGATCATCACCCATGAAAAGGGAAATAATAATTTTGACGCTTACCTGCTCAGCGATGCCGGCCTGCAACCTACGCCGGTGGTATCTTCTGTGGGTATGGTATACCAGGGCACCAACCGTTACGGCTACCTGAAGTTTTCTCCAAACGGGAAAAAACTGGCCGCTGAACTGGGGCACCCGGATATTACTTCAGATATCACCATCCAGCTGTTTGATTTTGATAACCAGACCGGTATTGTGAGCAATGCCGTAACCGTGGCTACCGGCAACCAGCTGTTTGATGCCTATAGCCTTGAATTTTCCCCTTCTGGTAATGTGCTGTATGCCACTGCTTCTTATGGCAATGCCACACTCTACCAGTTCGATCTCAGCTCCGGTATTTCTTCCACGATCGAGGCATCTGTAAAGAATGTGGGGAACGGATATGAAGGCAAAACCTGCGTGCAACTGGCACCTGATAAAAAGATCTATGTTTCAAAAGATGGCTATCAATTCCTGGGTTGTGTCAATAACCCGGATGTGGTAGGTACCGGTTGTAATTATGTGAATAACGCGGTGGACCTGGGATCTGGCCGTGGGCGCCTTGGGTTCCCCAATTTTGTGCAAAGCTTTTTCCTGTACCCGTCCCTGGGTAAAAAAGAATATGATCTTTGTGAGGGGGAAAAACTGGATGTGGACGTGACCACTGCGGCCGGCGTAACTTATGAGTGGCAGGATGGCACCACGGGCCCAAAGTACAGCATTACCAAAAGTGGCCAGTACTGGGTGAAGGCCACGTTTGACAACTGTACCCGCTATGATACCACTGTGGCTAATTTTACCCCGCTGCCCATAGTAGATCTTGGAGCTGATACTACACTTTGCAATGGGGCTTCGCTCCAGCTGGATGCTAAAAATCCAGGGGCTACTTTCCTGTGGCAGGACAACTCCATCAGCCCTACTTACGCGGTGTCCAGTGCCGGTACCTATTCTGTAACGGTAACCAAAGATAAATGCAGTGCCTCAGATAATATCAAAGTGGATTATGCGCCCGGCTTTACCCTTGATCTTGGTAAGGATACCAATCTTTGCGCCGGCCAGCCCCTGAAGCTGCAGCCGGTGTACACCGGTACGGCCACTTTCCTGTGGCAGGACGGCAGCACCGCTGATAATTTTGACGTGCCTGGCGCTGGTAAGTTCTGGTTACGGGAAACGCGCAGCGGCTGCGCGGTGTCCGATACGATCAATGTTGCTGTTATCGCTTACCCGGTGGTAAGCCTGGGCAACGATACCACCCTTTGTGAAGGCAGCGAACTGCTACTGGATGCTACGAATACCGGCGTTACTTACGCCTGGCAGGATGGGACCACCGCTGCCACTTACAGTGTAATCAGTGCCGGCACCTATAGCGTTACAGCAAACCGTTCCGGATGTAAAACAACAGATGATATCAACGTAATCTACAACCCGCTTCCGGTAGTGGACCTGGGTAAAGACACCAGTCTTTGCGAGGGCTTGCCCCTGGTACTGCAAACCGCTTACACCGGCAGCCCCGATTTCCTCTGGCAGGACGGGAGCACGGCAGATAATTTCAATGTATCCGGTGCTGGTAAGTATTGGCTGCGGGAAACCCTGAATGGCTGTGCCAATTCAGATACCGTCCTGGTGGCCACCGTGGCTTATCCCGTAGTAGATTTTGGGCCCGATACCACGCTTTGCGAAGGCAATACTTTGTTGCTCAACGCTGCCGCGACCGGGGTAACCTACCGCTGGCAGGATGGCAGCAGCAATGCTTCTTATACGGTGAGCAGCGCTGGTACCTACAGCGTTACCGCAAACCGCCAGGGATGTAAAACCACCGTGGCTATTAATGTAAGCTATAGTGCCCTGCCGGTGGTAGACCTTGGGCAGGATGCCACCTATTGTACCGTACAACCGGTGGTGCTCGACGCCAGCGCCAGTGGAGGCGCCAGCTTCCTATGGCAGGATGGCTCCACTGCCTCCACATTCACTGTAGGCCAGACCGGCAAATATTGGGTGCAGGTACTCAATAATTTTGGCTGCGCCAACGCGGATACCGTACGCATCACCTATGATCTTTCCACAGATGGGAAAAGCCAGTTGGAGCACATGTGTATGAATGAACCTTTTGTACTGGATGCCGGTATTTTTACCAGCACGCCGGCCACCTACCGCTGGCAGGACGGAAGCACCACCCAGCAGCTGGTGGTACGCCAGCCCGGCCACTACATCGTGGAAGTGACCACTGCCTGCAAAACGGTAAAGGATACCATCCTGCTGGGGGTACGGGATTGCTCCTGCAAGCTGGAAATTCCCAATGCATTTTCTCCAAACGGGGACGGGCACAACGATATTTTCATGCCCAACATGAGCTATTGTGCTTTCAAAACTTATCACCTCTCGGTGTACAACCGCTGGGGTAATCTGTTGTTTGAAAGCAATGATCCGGGTATGGGATGGAACGGGACCTTTAAAGGCAGCCTTGCGGATGTGGCTACTTATGTGTACGTCCTCCAGTACCAGGCAATGGATGATTCTTCCATGCAATTGCGGAAGGGAACCGTTACGCTCTTACGGTAA